The Malus domestica chromosome 17, GDT2T_hap1 genome contains the following window.
GCACACAAGATCTACACAGTATGTGCATATTGTCTACCCAAATTGAACCAATTCATCAACCAAATACAACCAATTATGCCCCACATCAACGCAAGCACAAAATATGCACATAATATCTACCAATTCATAAACAAAATTCAATCAATTATTTCTAGCAATACAAAAGGATATGCACAGAATATACATACAGTATGCACAAATTCAACCAATTCATGAATCAAATTCAAGCGTGCCCACATATAGACATGCACAGATTATGCACATAGTATGCACGAATTGATGAACAAGTTTGAAGCAATTAATTTCCATCAACCTCTAAACCACATGCACACCACAAAATAATATTGAACAACTTAACAATACAAAACACTAAACTGCACCCAAATTCCCAACTTTAAAAAACCTAGgtcgaaataatgaaatttcatttaaaatttacctccttttttattttgccattgAAATTTTCTGAAAAGAATAACACAATTGCCTAGGCCGCGAAATACATAGAACAGATTCTGAAGTTAGCATCTATCAAAAAATAGGGTGCAAAAAGGCCATGCCGTTTAGGGTTAAGGTTCTTGAAGCTAAGGGTTGGGCACCAGAGACTTTCGAACAAAGGTGCAAATGCTAACTGGTTTGACAaattaatcaatttatatacaaGGGCAATTAGGTTACTTCAAGGTGTAGAAATAATCATACTTCTGTCCTATTGTTGTACATTGCATGTGCATGCTTTGTGCATATTCCGTTTGTCCTATTTCAATCCTAAGATTAAGAAAAATAATCATTCTTTACAATGTCCCTAAATAATATGCGAACATTATTCCTTAAGAACAATTTACATATTACTtatcaaaaatacaaaaaggaaaatgaacTGGTGGATAATTGATTTGACAATATTCAGATAACTCCAAGACCAAGCATGGTTACAACTTAGCAATACAAAACTGACGATCACCGTAGGAATTAATCAATGCACAGCATAATTATCAATATCGATCACTGAAATGAGCACTTTAGTAGCTTCTCCAACAACAcgaaacaacaaaacaaaaacccacctaTAACTATTTGATGGGGCTCCTTCACAAGTCacaacaccccccccccccctcttctTCCCTCTCTTGTATGCGGCACTCGCTCAAAAATGATGCCTACAAAACTAATTACCACTGACTAACACCCGTACATTAAGTACGTGGAACACCAGAATCTTCAAACAGGAAACCGGTCTTCGATCTCATTGTTTAAACTAGTTATGTTTTGAGGGGCTGGAGCATTCAGATTCTGTCACTTCCGATGACATTTCACCGCTAGAATTCCCTTCATTCCTATAGCCTGTTGATGCTAGTGCAGGGTTCCTCGGAGGATCATTAGCTGCAGGCTTTGCCCCTTCTTCTGCTAGTCTTTTCATCATGTTCATGATAGTTGGAACCAACTTGGTCGACAAGCATAGAAGCCCAGGAAGCTGTAGGCACAGTATCACACAGTTAGAGGTCAACTTCGAAATCACCTTTTGCAATAAGATATTGTGGTTATTGGTATTATATGATCAGTCCTATCTTAAATAGAATGGTAAGGGATGAGGGAGGAgagataaatttaaaataaaatttgatactCACAGCACCATTGCGGAATTCACCCGCAATGTCTAGCTGCACCCATAGGGCTTTAACGAGTAAAAATCCCACAAAGATGACGCACAGATACAAAGGATTTCTGCCATGACGGTATATGAATTTGTAAGAATAGTGGTAATGGGTAAAATAAAAGGTAGAACACCAGCATCATCATCTACCTCCACTAAAAGCAAGTATGTACCTTAAAAGTGtcataaattcattgaatcccaGGATTATCAAGGCAACAATTGCCCATGGAGGTGGCAGCCAGTTGTTATTACGCTTGTTAGCTTCCTGAAAAGTAAAATAGCATAGGAATGGACTAGGTGTGACTATCAGTAAGTTAAACGCAGAGAAATACTAACCATTAAAGAGCAATTGATAAAAATAGTATACCACATGAATTGATCAATGTATTCATCTCAACCGCAGTGATATTCTGAATTTGATATGTGCCGAGAAACAGTAATATTTATGCAAGGCAATAGCAACACTGCACGACTCAACTACAAAATATAAGCTAAGAAGCCTCTTTAATGATTTGTTTTTAACTCTTTAACTCCTCAGAACTGTTCCTTAATCTCTGTTCTTTaccaataaaaacaaaaagatgtAATATCAAGCTTACTGAGTAATTTAATTACGAAAATTCTGTCTGAAACTCCTCTAAAAAACGAAACAAAATCAAGTAAGGCATTAGATCAATACAGGCATAAATGTAATGAACGGTACCATCTAAATCTAAATCTAAGCTAAAAAGCTAAAACACGCTAAAACAATAACAGGCCACTAAATAATGCTTTATAGAAGACAAAACAGTTTATGGTTTCcattaagaaaaataagaaatcaaagaaaatggaaaaagagaaataatagcCAGCATTACAGGTAGTCTATCGTACCTGTGCAGAAATAGCCTGAGAAACACTGTACTCGGTCTCTGCTTTGAATTGCCTCCACAAAGATTTGCACTGGACAGGTGTGATCAATGTTTTTGATGCTGAAATCTGCATAGAAGGGGGAAAAGTCACTAAAGTTACTTGGTGCTTACAGGCAAAACTAAAGGCTACCAGCAGTACCACAGAATGAGCAAACGAGAGAATACATTGCCAGAGTAACTTATGAACTTATTTATCAAATAAGCATACTTAAGTCTGAGTTTGTCTCTGATTTCACAGAAAGGCGCAAGTCCACATGGCCTTCTGGAAAAATACTTAGCTTTGACTCTAAAAGACCAAAAGGGACCAGTTTTTTCAAGGCTTGAAATACCTAAGCTAACATGGCTTTCTAATAGATGGGATCACTGCAATGCAGATTATAAATTCACAcgcaagaaatgaaaaaaagaaagccACCTCTTGCCAAGTGCTTGAAGCCAGTGGATCAGCTGCTGTGATACTCCTATCTTTAACAGCAGCATTTGTGGAATCCACCAAGGCAAGGGACAAAGTATTCTCAATATTATCAACGTCATCGTCATCCAAACGGATTGCGGCCATAACAGAAAGCAATTTTAAAGACTGCAAAATTGAATATATAGTTAAGGAAGCTTTAGCGAAAATTCAAACACAAACTATAACAGATAATACAACAGAAATTATGACATACAGCAGAACGAGCGGTTTTGGTAATTGCTCTAATATCCTCCTTCCCAGTCCACACACGCGGCATTGAATCAGAATCATGGCTAAATAATGTCGTAAACCTGTAGGAAATTTTAAACCATCAGAACCATGACTAAGTAATGTTGCAAACCTGTGGACAAATCCAAACTTAATTTCCATAAAATAAACTCTTGAAAACATTTTGAGACAACTGAATGTCTCAGAACCATGGCTAAGTAGTGTTGCAATCCAGTGGGCAAATCCAATCTTAATTTCCATATTATAAAATTGAAACAATTAGACAGCTGAATGTGACCATTGAAAGGATTTCCTACCTGTCCTTCATACGAATCAAAACCCTTCCAGCCTCTTCCTTTGTTTTCGCTTCTACCACACCTCTTGCATATGCCTCTAGATTTGCAAGTATTTGGCCCTTAGCTTGTTCATCCATATCAAAACCGGAAAGTGCACTAGAGAGCCCGGAGACAGCTGATTCTGTCTCATGCCGGAAAAGTTTTCTTATCGAGGGCCAGGTCTCACTATTAGCACCATCTAGAAGAGCTTCTGCTGGTGCTGACAATGCATCCTTCAACTTTCCCTGAAAATATGGTTAAATTATCAGACAGGTCCATTAGAAAATTCAATCATAAAAAATATCAGGATTGAAAATCATTGAGAAAAACTTCTCCCAACTATATCCGACACAATGTAACCAGTCCAACTAGCTAAGTTATTGCTTGAACCCACttcccttttaattttcttttgcattCGAATTTTGCTTGGGCTTTTAACTACCTGTTACCCCAATCATTTCACAAGGAACAATGAACAAAACATGCAACTATACCTCATAAAGTGAAGTAAGTTCAGATAGCTTAGCAGCATGAACTGAAGCAATATGGGCTTCTATATCACGTTTAAGCTTATCCCTTACTTTAGATGTGTCCCAGTTTGCTAGTGTGATAGCAGCATCTGCAAAAAATGTGTTAATACCACATTGTACTTTAGAAGCATTGAAAACTCAAATCTGTGGAGTCAATTCCAAAATCTGTTATTTTGAAGTCTCGCCTTTAGAACACATTTACTCAGCAGGAAGCAACAGGTCACTCAACTTGTACTTGAATGTGTTGTAAAACGTGTGTTCTAAAACGTGACTTGTGTATTCTTCGCTTCATCAAATTAAAGGCTTCTCATATTTTGTAATTCAGTTTTTTGGAGTGTACATTCCAAATTGTAAATTGTTCACGTATTCTTCACTTCATCAATTTAAAGGCTTCTATTATTTTgtaattcaattttttattttgtttttagtttccaAGTTTAGCTAAAGGAATGGAATTCCCAAAACACACCTGAACATCCTTTGTCAAACCGAGCCATAAAGGACTCGGAGCAATTATGAGCGGCCGCTGAAAATCCCTCCCCACCACTCAAAGCCTTATCAAATGCTTCCTTGAACTTATCCAGAGTACCAGATCTTATAATTCCCAGCAAAGCTTGGAACGCAGGTTGTACAAGCTAACagaaaaaaataagagaaagaaaaaaaagacataAAAAGTGAATAAGTGAAGACATGAGTAAGATGGAATTGAAActcaatttatatatatatcgggATTATTACTTGCAGCAATTTTTCTTCAAGCTGCTTGCGCTTCCCAGTTCTAACACC
Protein-coding sequences here:
- the LOC103441836 gene encoding protein ROOT HAIR DEFECTIVE 3-like isoform X2; translation: MAKSEECCSTQLIDGDGTFNVSGIDRFIKEAKLPECGLSYAVVSIMGPQSSGKSTLLNHLFATNFREMDAFRGRSQTTKGIWAAKCAGIEPCTLVMDLEGTDGRERGEDDTAFEKQSALFALAVSDIVLINMWCHDIGREQAANKPLLKTVFQVMMRLFSPRKTTLMFVIRDKTRTPLENLEPVLREDIQKIWDSVPKPEAHRETPLSEFFNVEVVALSSYEEKEEQFKEQVASLRQRFYHSIAPGGLAGDRRGVVPASGFSFSAQQIWKVIKENKDLDLPAHKVMVATVRCEEIANEKYAAFAGNEEWNELDKAVQSGPISGFGKKLNSILDTCLSEYDAEATYFDEGVRTGKRKQLEEKLLQLVQPAFQALLGIIRSGTLDKFKEAFDKALSGGEGFSAAAHNCSESFMARFDKGCSDAAITLANWDTSKVRDKLKRDIEAHIASVHAAKLSELTSLYEGKLKDALSAPAEALLDGANSETWPSIRKLFRHETESAVSGLSSALSGFDMDEQAKGQILANLEAYARGVVEAKTKEEAGRVLIRMKDRFTTLFSHDSDSMPRVWTGKEDIRAITKTARSASLKLLSVMAAIRLDDDDVDNIENTLSLALVDSTNAAVKDRSITAADPLASSTWQEISASKTLITPVQCKSLWRQFKAETEYSVSQAISAQEANKRNNNWLPPPWAIVALIILGFNEFMTLLSFLGFYACRPSWFQLS
- the LOC103441836 gene encoding protein ROOT HAIR DEFECTIVE 3-like isoform X1 — encoded protein: MAKSEECCSTQLIDGDGTFNVSGIDRFIKEAKLPECGLSYAVVSIMGPQSSGKSTLLNHLFATNFREMDAFRGRSQTTKGIWAAKCAGIEPCTLVMDLEGTDGRERGEDDTAFEKQSALFALAVSDIVLINMWCHDIGREQAANKPLLKTVFQVMMRLFSPRKTTLMFVIRDKTRTPLENLEPVLREDIQKIWDSVPKPEAHRETPLSEFFNVEVVALSSYEEKEEQFKEQVASLRQRFYHSIAPGGLAGDRRGVVPASGFSFSAQQIWKVIKENKDLDLPAHKVMVATVRCEEIANEKYAAFAGNEEWNELDKAVQSGPISGFGKKLNSILDTCLSEYDAEATYFDEGVRTGKRKQLEEKLLQLVQPAFQALLGIIRSGTLDKFKEAFDKALSGGEGFSAAAHNCSESFMARFDKGCSDAAITLANWDTSKVRDKLKRDIEAHIASVHAAKLSELTSLYEGKLKDALSAPAEALLDGANSETWPSIRKLFRHETESAVSGLSSALSGFDMDEQAKGQILANLEAYARGVVEAKTKEEAGRVLIRMKDRFTTLFSHDSDSMPRVWTGKEDIRAITKTARSASLKLLSVMAAIRLDDDDVDNIENTLSLALVDSTNAAVKDRSITAADPLASSTWQEISASKTLITPVQCKSLWRQFKAETEYSVSQAISAQEANKRNNNWLPPPWAIVALIILGFNEFMTLLRNPLYLCVIFVGFLLVKALWVQLDIAGEFRNGALPGLLCLSTKLVPTIMNMMKRLAEEGAKPAANDPPRNPALASTGYRNEGNSSGEMSSEVTESECSSPSKHN